The sequence TTTCTTTTAAGATACGGTTCATGCCATACATATTGGGAATATGGTCAATGGAAATCCCCGTTTTCAGTAAACCATCTACATATGATTTATGTGCTACTTTGCTTAAATAGTCCACATTTTTGCGCATTACATAGCGCCAAACAGCTTGGTCAATTGCAGAATAATCATCGTAATTCTGCGGCTTTATAAACTGCTTTAGATGCCCGGGAAGCTTGTCAAGAATGGGATTGGATTCGTAATTCATTGCACTTTTTTAATAGCCTTAAAGATACAAAATCGCAATGTGATTCTTTTTTTAATTGGCAAGAAGGACTTAAAAAAAACCGCCTTAAGGGCGGTTTTAAATTTTTTAGTTTGCAGCAATCTCGGTAGATGGCGGGTATGCTTTAAGGATGTTCGCTACAAATTCACGAATACGTTCCTCTTTTTTATCAATATTCTTGGTGTTGTTTAAGGTGCCTACACCGCGACCTTGCCAAACAAGTCCTTTGTTTTTGGCATCTATCAAATCTATATATAAGGAACCTTCTGTTCTGGTACTTACGTTATTTCCAAAGCCTCCGCCTGGACCCCAAAGCCAAGGGTTGTAAAAACCTCCGTAGCCCCAGCCACCCCAACCCCAGCCAAAGTTGTTGTTAT is a genomic window of Flagellimonas sp. CMM7 containing:
- a CDS encoding DUF4136 domain-containing protein, with the protein product MKNLKLFTLTALAVTFLASCSSVRVIADYDKEADFKTYKTYAFYKTGIDKAQISDLDKKRILKAIDTEMSSRGFVKSQKPDLLVNIFTKEREQVDVYNNNFGWGWGGWGYGGFYNPWLWGPGGGFGNNVSTRTEGSLYIDLIDAKNKGLVWQGRGVGTLNNTKNIDKKEERIREFVANILKAYPPSTEIAAN